DNA from Armatimonadota bacterium:
TCGGCATTGACGCCGGGCCCATGCACGTCGCGGCGGCCATGGGCACGCCCACCGTGGCGCTGTTCGGCCCCACTGATCCCCGGCGCACCGGACCCTGCGGCGACGGGCACGAGATCGTCACCGCGGGTCTCGACTGCGCCCCTTGCCTGCGCGGGTGCGAGACCCGCGCGTGCATGACCGGCATCACCGTGCGGCACGTGACGCAAGCCGCGGACAGGGTCATGCGCGGCGCCGTGCCTAGCGCTGGGGATTCCGTGGACGGCGCGGGCTGAGCCCATGCGCATTCCGAGCGGGCTCATCTCAGCAATTCGGCGAGCCTTGCGCTGAGGCGCGACAGGCTCACGCGCTCCCTCGCCGCCAGAAGGTTAGCCCGCTGCCGCGCATAGCGAGCGACCGGCTTGGTGCGCAGTATGTCGAGGATGACCTCCTGCATCTCTTTGTAGCTGTCGCACAAGTAACCGATGTCCCCCATCGCCTCGAAATGGTGGGCGAAGAACGGGGTGCGCAAGGCGATGACCGGTTTGAGGTGGGAGAGAGCGTCGCAGAAAACACCGCTGGCTCTCAGGGCGTATGACTGCGGCCGGTGAAAGAACACCGCGTAGTCGACGCCGGCGGCGCGGCGATCGAACTCGGCGCGGCGCAGCGGCTTCGCCGGCGACGGCACCACCACGGGGTGCGCCGCCATCCTCTGCATCCTCCAGTCAACTATCGGGCCCAGCACGGTGAACTCAGGCCTGCGGTCGCAATCAAGCGCCTGCATCTCGCTCGCCATCCTGAACAGGGCATCGGTGCCCTTGTCCCGGTGGCCAACCCCGAACGCGCCAAAGCGAACGACATCGCCCGCAAACGGCTCGTGAGGCTGCGGGGCGGCGTAGAAGTAAGGGAGATCCATGAACATGACCTGGTCCGCGATCGCCGGCATCTCGCGGCACAGCTCGTCCGCGATCGGCTGGCCCATGACCAAATAGGCGATGCGATCCGATGGGCGGAACCGCAGCGCGCGGCGAAACCAGAACACCCGCCGCAGAACCCGCCTTGGGCGCTGGGTTATGGTCGCCAGGATGGCGTGCATCGCCGCCACGCAGCGAATCTGCGGGAACGACGGCAACACCAGCTTGACGGCGAACAAGCTCTCACTGGTGATCGAGGAATAGACTACCCAGCGCGCCTGGTTGCGCGCGGCTGCGGCGAATGCGGCCTTGCACAGCGCGAGCTCCTGGCAGAACCGGATCAGGTGCCCGCGCTGCCGCGGCAGGCGGATCTGCAGGAGCTCGATGGGGGCGATTGCGTGCTCGCGCAGGGTCTCGCCCACCTCGGCCAGATGCTCGCCCTCGGCGAGGAACATTATTCGCTGGCCGGGAAACGCCGCCCTGATCACGGCCAGGAGCGCGGCGTTGACCTGCGCGTGCACGAACCCGGCGCACTGCGGCTCACACACGACGATCATGCGTGACTCCGCGCCGCGAGCACCCGTTCCACCTCGGCGAGGAATGTCTCCGCCGATGCCCTCCACGAGAACTTCGCTGCTTGCGCCATGCCTTTGCCCCTGAGCGCTTCGCGCAATTGGGGGTCGCCCTCGATCCGCACCAGCGCGTCGGCGAGGTCGCGGTCGCGGTCGGGGTCGACGTAGAGGGCAGCATCGCCGCACACCTCGGGGATCGCCGCGCACCGGGTGGTGATCACCGGGCAGCCCACCGTCATCGCTTCTAGCGGCGGCAGACCAAAGCCCTCGTACTTGGAGGGATACACGAGGGCCTGTGCGTGCACCAGCATATGGAGCAGATCGGCGTCCGCAACATACCCCAGCTCCTCCACCGCCCCCTGTCGCGCGGCCTCCGCGATCACCTGCTGCAACCGATCCGAGCGACAGTCCGGGCTTCCGGCCAGCAGCAGCCTGCTGCGGAGACGCTGGCTCCGGCGCAGATCAGCGACCACCGTGACGAGGCGCTCGATGCCTTTGCGCAGATCATAGCCGCCGACGTAGAGAAAGTAGTCGCCGCGCCCGTGGATGCCCTGCGGGAGCACATCCCTTGCGGCCCGCAGATGGGTGGCGAGGCGCACCACGACCGGCTCGACCTGCGTGCGGAAGTGCTTCACTATCTCGCACCTGGAGTAGTCCGAATCCGTGACTACGAGGTCGGAGTGATCGAGATCGCGCTGCACCTGAACGCGGTACTGATCGCGCGCGCGGTCGGTCGTGAAATAGTGCGGGATGACCAGCGGCAGGATATCGTGCATGGTCGTCACCACCATCGCGCGCGAAAACAGCCGCGGCACGCCGCCGTTGAATGGAAAATGAACGAGATCGGGGCGATGACGCGCCACGTGCAGCGGTAGCGCGAACCGCCGCCAATGCTGCCGCGAGAAGCGGCGGCCAATTCGCGCTGCGCTCACGCCGGACGGGAGGTCACACTGAAGCGGTTTGCGGTGGGCCGCCGTGACGGTCCAGGCCGGCACCAGGTCGAGGCAGGCGCGCCACAGCCCCACCGTCGCCTTTGCGATACCGGTGGCGGGCGCCTCCAGTACGGTTGCATCAACCAGCACCTTCATGCTCGACTCGCGCACCCACAACAAAGTGGTTGCGGGGGAGCAGGCGGCCCCCACGGGCCATGCCCGTCACCCGGAAAAACAGCGCCCGGTGCCGCCCCCAGCGAACTTTCGCTCTCTCACTAGCGCGGAATCTCGCGCCCCTGCCCCCGCAGCATGTAGGCCAGCTTGACCCCGCGCCATTTCTGCTGCGCATACCACCACGCCAGCGGGCGGGGAGCCCGATGGCGGGCGTGAAACGCCTGGTTGGCCTGCTCGCGCTCGCGGTCAGCCGGGCCGTGCGCGCGGGAGAGGCTGCGGTCATGAATGCGGTACTGGTAGAGCAGCTCCGGGACCCGCCGCATCGGCCAGCGGCGGGCGATACGCAGCCAGTAATCGTGGTCCTCTTTGTACTTCATGTCGGGGTCATAGTCGCCGACTTCGTCGCGGCACTGGCGGCGGTACATGAATGACGCGCGGATGTAGTTGTGGCGCAACAGCACGAGCGGGTCGTAGTCCAGCGTCCGCACGGCGCGGATGATCTCTCCCGCGTCGCCGATGTCATACCAGTCGGAATAGACCATCCCCACCTCGGGATTCCCATCCAGCGCGGCGCTCAGCGTCTCGAGCATGGATGGGAGCATGATGTTGTCGGACGAGGTCCAGGTCAGGTGTGCTCCCTGGGCCTGGGCGAAACCGACGTTAAGCGCGGTCGGCAAGCCCGCATGGGCTTGCCGGCACAACTCGAAGCCCAGGCGCGACTGGTAATCGGCTAGCACCTGCGGCGTGCTGTCGGTCGAGCCGTCGTCCACGACGATTAACTCGAAGTCGCGAAAGGTCTGGTTCGCGATTCCGTCCAGGCTGTGGGGGAGGTAGTCCGCCTGGTTACGCGTCGGCAGGACGATGCTGATCTTGGGCATGCTC
Protein-coding regions in this window:
- a CDS encoding glycosyltransferase, which translates into the protein MPKISIVLPTRNQADYLPHSLDGIANQTFRDFELIVVDDGSTDSTPQVLADYQSRLGFELCRQAHAGLPTALNVGFAQAQGAHLTWTSSDNIMLPSMLETLSAALDGNPEVGMVYSDWYDIGDAGEIIRAVRTLDYDPLVLLRHNYIRASFMYRRQCRDEVGDYDPDMKYKEDHDYWLRIARRWPMRRVPELLYQYRIHDRSLSRAHGPADREREQANQAFHARHRAPRPLAWWYAQQKWRGVKLAYMLRGQGREIPR
- a CDS encoding glycosyltransferase family 1 protein, translating into MKVLVDATVLEAPATGIAKATVGLWRACLDLVPAWTVTAAHRKPLQCDLPSGVSAARIGRRFSRQHWRRFALPLHVARHRPDLVHFPFNGGVPRLFSRAMVVTTMHDILPLVIPHYFTTDRARDQYRVQVQRDLDHSDLVVTDSDYSRCEIVKHFRTQVEPVVVRLATHLRAARDVLPQGIHGRGDYFLYVGGYDLRKGIERLVTVVADLRRSQRLRSRLLLAGSPDCRSDRLQQVIAEAARQGAVEELGYVADADLLHMLVHAQALVYPSKYEGFGLPPLEAMTVGCPVITTRCAAIPEVCGDAALYVDPDRDRDLADALVRIEGDPQLREALRGKGMAQAAKFSWRASAETFLAEVERVLAARSHA